Proteins from a genomic interval of Synechococcus sp. A15-28:
- a CDS encoding S8 family serine peptidase produces the protein MPGAPRAGGSACRPTSGSQFDESLQHQKHSHAANSQDPFRDIHENSNLNPLVYLKEKLCASPLLKAQITTPGRPMPSTSSSDKVHDQVKTATKSGKNGNKSLAKKNIAFKTTYDIDDNGLVDGSEKPGYKLYTPESGILITAKSGKTFSEATSEKWSAIAAAPTEKGYRVLITNNQSKKGKYKIWKLSSKGIVRSKGRWLRERALSSEGYEEVFGIDFNGDGMIEADTLIDVGDADFSLTGNATVGKRLRAKRADDDPDGNGRPLITWQAFSGASIWTTADTGKSIRIPATLEGAQVRARVEYKDGDGFQETVFTQSRSIPYVDNGDAAFLIQGTPAVGQTLSITQSVADPDGDGTPSFSWLQSSDGINWSFLSSNPTFDIPDNLEGQTITATVRYTDNQGFEESISTNALTIPYVDNGDAAFLIQGTPAVGQTLSITQSIADPDGNGAGTSAISWLQSSDSVNWSVISTAPTFNISKDLEGKRIRAIVSYSDGQGFSESINTDDLTIPYVDDGDADFLIQGTAAVSEIISISRSADDPDGNGDGALEIAWQASLDGTNWWEISTASDHQIGSNLAGHQLNAVVQYTDSQGFKETITTDSVSVPGTAGSNSDGKDDYGGSTTTNGRLTIHNSISGELELAGDHDWFAINLTAGRRYQFDLNGVSLEDPFLYLRSSSSSLVAYNDDESLLSLDSQLNYTAESSGTHYLDVGAYQDVYAGTYTLRASELTPPDPGFNSTDGYGHVSAQRAFEQLLNISLDPVDALGGNLWGVDNVDAPEVWNGGSGFAGATGSGTTIAVIDTGVDLDHPEFLGRIVAGYDFVDDDSIADDGNGHGTHVAGTIAGANDGTGITGVAYDAAIMPLRVLGNDGYGWTSDIISAVRWAADNGAHVINLSLGVSGYSQAMADAISYASGRGSVVVMAAGNSGGMAPEYPAAHAIDHGIAVGAVDSNRSFAGFSNRAGSTQLDYVTAPGVNIYSAVPGGGYDTFNGTSMATPYVAGVAGLLKSHDGSLSASAIEDLLTGSGSNNSISDSTAWNTTSSIPWSTRDVITMQTLDSFSDKQLSGTLIASVDGNGRERRSTLRGLKQGIRSNDASYDGLEAVKTIEASRNSFAVLEISNDHAINQRALLTELLGSNQFHYLEKEQQFSIV, from the coding sequence ATGCCCGGCGCGCCACGCGCTGGCGGCTCAGCCTGCAGACCCACAAGTGGCTCGCAATTCGATGAGTCGTTACAACACCAGAAACACTCACACGCAGCCAACTCTCAGGATCCTTTCAGGGACATTCATGAGAACAGCAACTTAAATCCGTTAGTATATTTAAAGGAAAAGCTTTGCGCATCTCCTCTTTTAAAGGCTCAAATCACAACACCCGGTCGACCCATGCCAAGCACAAGCAGCTCTGACAAGGTGCACGACCAAGTTAAAACAGCCACCAAAAGTGGCAAAAACGGCAATAAAAGCCTCGCAAAAAAAAATATTGCATTCAAAACAACTTATGACATCGATGACAACGGCCTAGTCGACGGCTCCGAAAAGCCTGGATACAAGCTCTATACCCCCGAAAGCGGGATTTTGATTACCGCCAAATCTGGAAAAACGTTTTCCGAGGCAACATCTGAAAAGTGGTCAGCTATTGCGGCAGCCCCAACAGAGAAGGGGTATCGAGTCTTAATTACAAACAACCAATCCAAGAAGGGAAAATACAAAATTTGGAAATTGAGCAGCAAGGGAATCGTCCGCTCAAAAGGTCGCTGGCTCCGGGAAAGAGCTCTTAGCTCAGAGGGCTATGAGGAAGTTTTTGGGATTGATTTTAATGGTGACGGCATGATCGAAGCCGACACACTGATCGATGTTGGCGATGCAGATTTTTCCTTGACAGGAAATGCAACAGTTGGCAAGCGATTACGGGCTAAGCGTGCTGACGACGATCCAGATGGAAATGGAAGACCGCTCATAACCTGGCAGGCATTCTCAGGAGCAAGCATCTGGACAACAGCCGACACCGGCAAATCGATTCGTATCCCTGCAACGCTGGAGGGCGCTCAGGTCCGTGCCAGGGTTGAGTACAAAGATGGCGATGGGTTTCAAGAAACTGTCTTTACCCAGTCGCGCTCCATTCCCTACGTCGATAACGGCGACGCTGCCTTCCTGATTCAAGGCACTCCAGCAGTCGGTCAAACCCTCTCCATCACGCAATCCGTCGCTGATCCCGATGGGGATGGGACACCCTCCTTCTCATGGCTCCAATCCAGCGACGGCATCAACTGGTCTTTCCTGAGCTCCAACCCCACCTTCGATATTCCCGACAATCTGGAAGGGCAGACCATCACGGCAACCGTCCGATATACCGATAACCAGGGCTTTGAGGAATCAATCTCCACGAATGCTCTCACCATTCCCTACGTCGATAACGGTGACGCTGCCTTCCTGATTCAAGGCACTCCAGCAGTTGGTCAAACCCTCTCCATCACGCAATCCATCGCTGATCCCGATGGCAACGGTGCAGGCACATCCGCCATCTCATGGTTGCAATCCAGCGATAGCGTCAACTGGTCCGTCATCAGCACCGCACCCACATTCAACATCTCCAAAGACCTTGAGGGGAAGCGGATCAGAGCCATCGTCTCCTATTCCGATGGTCAGGGATTCAGCGAATCGATCAACACCGATGACCTGACCATTCCATACGTCGACGACGGCGACGCCGACTTCCTCATCCAAGGCACCGCCGCAGTCAGCGAAATCATCTCCATCAGCCGCTCTGCAGACGATCCAGACGGCAATGGTGATGGTGCACTTGAGATCGCCTGGCAAGCCTCTCTGGATGGCACGAACTGGTGGGAAATCAGCACAGCCAGTGACCACCAGATTGGATCCAACCTTGCCGGCCATCAGCTGAATGCTGTTGTCCAATACACCGACAGCCAAGGCTTCAAAGAGACCATTACAACCGACAGTGTCTCTGTACCAGGCACTGCGGGATCCAACTCAGACGGCAAAGACGATTACGGCGGCAGCACGACCACCAATGGTCGCCTTACGATCCACAACAGCATTTCAGGCGAACTTGAATTAGCTGGAGATCACGACTGGTTCGCCATCAACCTCACAGCCGGTCGGCGTTATCAATTCGACCTGAATGGTGTCAGCCTCGAAGACCCGTTTCTCTACCTCCGCAGCAGCTCATCGTCATTAGTCGCTTACAACGACGATGAATCCTTGTTGAGCTTGGATTCCCAACTCAACTACACCGCAGAAAGCAGCGGCACGCACTACCTCGATGTGGGCGCCTACCAAGACGTTTATGCAGGGACCTACACACTCAGAGCATCCGAACTCACCCCTCCGGACCCCGGGTTCAACAGCACCGATGGCTACGGCCATGTCAGTGCTCAACGCGCCTTCGAGCAATTGCTCAACATCTCTCTCGACCCTGTCGACGCCCTTGGCGGCAATCTCTGGGGAGTTGACAATGTCGATGCTCCCGAAGTGTGGAACGGGGGCAGCGGTTTTGCAGGCGCCACAGGAAGCGGAACCACCATCGCGGTGATCGACACAGGGGTCGATCTGGATCACCCCGAATTTCTGGGTCGAATTGTCGCCGGCTACGACTTTGTTGATGATGACTCGATTGCGGATGACGGCAATGGCCATGGCACCCATGTCGCTGGCACCATCGCCGGTGCCAACGACGGCACAGGCATCACCGGGGTCGCCTATGACGCCGCGATCATGCCCCTGCGTGTGCTGGGCAACGACGGTTACGGCTGGACCAGCGACATCATCTCTGCCGTGCGCTGGGCCGCCGACAACGGCGCCCATGTGATCAATCTTTCCCTCGGTGTTAGCGGTTACAGCCAAGCCATGGCCGATGCCATCAGCTATGCCTCCGGACGCGGCAGCGTTGTCGTGATGGCCGCCGGCAATTCCGGAGGCATGGCACCCGAATACCCCGCGGCCCATGCGATTGATCACGGCATCGCCGTTGGTGCTGTGGACAGCAATCGTTCCTTCGCCGGGTTCTCCAACCGGGCCGGCTCCACGCAACTCGATTACGTGACAGCACCAGGAGTCAACATTTATTCGGCTGTGCCAGGAGGTGGTTACGACACTTTCAACGGCACGTCCATGGCGACACCTTACGTCGCTGGTGTCGCCGGACTGCTCAAAAGTCATGACGGAAGTTTGTCCGCATCCGCCATCGAAGATCTGCTGACGGGCTCTGGCAGCAACAACAGCATCAGCGACAGCACCGCCTGGAACACCACTTCATCCATCCCATGGAGCACAAGGGATGTGATCACGATGCAAACGCTGGACAGCTTCAGCGACAAACAACTCAGCGGCACCCTGATCGCCAGCGTTGACGGCAATGGTCGGGAACGACGCTCCACCCTCCGCGGCCTCAAGCAAGGCATTCGCTCCAACGACGCCTCCTACGACGGGCTGGAGGCGGTGAAAACGATTGAGGCCAGCCGCAACAGCTTTGCCGTGCTGGAGATCTCCAACGATCACGCCATCAATCAGAGAGCGCTACTCACAGAGCTTCTGGGCAGCAACCAGTTCCATTACCTTGAAAAAGAGCAACAATTCTCGATCGTCTGA
- a CDS encoding NAD(P)-dependent oxidoreductase: MTSVAVLGTGLLGTAIAKRLLDVGLEVHVWNRNPARLAPLLEQGATAVQELQGAAQGRNAVITVLRDGGVTASVVDALGPLHGTTVMPMGTMGIEESRQLARHVVPNNGHYLEAPVLGSKPQALDGTLLVMAGGDAQVFEEQRPLLSHLCQEPLLVGPVGSGAATKLALNQLIASLTHSFSLSLRLIQRAGVPVKTFMAILRPSALYAPTFDKKLQRMLDHSYADPNFSTDLLRKDLRLFLEEATTAGLQDQGLSGLLSLLEQAKGTDLDEQDYCALHELTALT, translated from the coding sequence ATGACCTCAGTGGCTGTCCTGGGAACAGGACTCCTCGGCACGGCCATCGCCAAGCGACTGCTGGATGTGGGTCTGGAGGTTCATGTCTGGAACCGGAACCCCGCACGTCTTGCACCGCTCCTGGAGCAAGGTGCAACCGCCGTCCAGGAGCTGCAGGGTGCCGCCCAAGGCCGCAACGCAGTGATCACGGTGTTGCGTGATGGGGGCGTGACAGCCAGCGTGGTTGATGCCCTCGGCCCTCTGCACGGCACCACGGTGATGCCCATGGGCACCATGGGCATTGAGGAAAGTCGACAGCTGGCCCGGCATGTTGTGCCAAACAACGGGCACTATCTGGAGGCCCCGGTTCTGGGGAGCAAGCCCCAGGCTCTCGATGGCACCTTGCTGGTGATGGCCGGCGGTGACGCGCAGGTCTTCGAGGAACAACGGCCACTTCTCTCCCACCTCTGCCAAGAGCCCCTGCTCGTGGGCCCCGTCGGTAGTGGAGCCGCCACCAAGTTGGCCCTCAATCAGTTGATCGCCAGCCTCACCCACAGCTTCTCCCTTTCCCTGCGACTGATTCAGCGGGCCGGCGTTCCTGTGAAAACGTTCATGGCAATCCTGCGGCCGTCAGCGCTCTACGCCCCCACCTTCGACAAGAAGCTGCAACGAATGTTGGATCACTCCTACGCCGATCCCAACTTCAGCACCGACCTGCTGCGCAAAGACCTGCGCCTGTTCCTGGAGGAAGCGACAACGGCTGGGCTCCAAGATCAGGGGCTGAGCGGTTTGCTGTCTTTGCTTGAACAAGCAAAGGGCACCGACCTGGATGAGCAGGACTACTGCGCCCTGCACGAACTCACGGCCCTGACATGA
- the queC gene encoding 7-cyano-7-deazaguanine synthase QueC, with translation MSHRTAIALLSGGLDSATAAALALEQGDRVIGLSFDYGQRHRRELDAAAAVAEQLGLAEHHCVAVNLASWGGSALTDASISIPTDGVEEGRIPTTYVPGRNTVFISVGLSLAEARGAERLVLGVNAVDYSGYPDCRQDYLEAFQSLANLASKAGREGHGTQLWAPLVEWSKTRIVEEALRLNVPIQTTWSCYSGGDEACGVCDSCRIRDAALREAGRPDLCSRPSA, from the coding sequence ATGAGTCACCGCACTGCCATCGCTCTGCTCTCGGGAGGTTTGGATTCCGCCACCGCTGCTGCCCTGGCCCTTGAACAGGGCGACCGCGTCATCGGCCTGTCCTTTGACTACGGCCAGCGCCATCGCCGCGAATTGGACGCCGCCGCTGCCGTTGCTGAGCAGCTTGGCTTGGCGGAGCATCACTGCGTCGCAGTGAATCTGGCCAGCTGGGGGGGCTCAGCCCTCACCGACGCCAGCATCTCCATTCCAACCGACGGCGTGGAGGAAGGTCGCATTCCGACCACCTATGTGCCCGGGCGCAACACCGTGTTCATCTCCGTGGGCCTCAGCCTGGCGGAGGCACGCGGAGCCGAAAGGTTGGTGCTGGGCGTCAACGCCGTTGACTATTCCGGCTATCCCGATTGCCGGCAGGATTATCTCGAGGCCTTTCAGTCCCTGGCGAACCTGGCCAGTAAGGCCGGGCGGGAAGGCCACGGCACCCAGCTCTGGGCACCGCTGGTGGAGTGGAGCAAAACCAGGATCGTGGAGGAAGCGCTGCGGCTCAACGTGCCGATCCAGACCACCTGGAGCTGCTATAGCGGTGGAGACGAGGCCTGCGGTGTCTGCGACAGCTGCCGCATCCGCGATGCTGCCCTGCGGGAGGCCGGCCGCCCGGACCTGTGCAGCAGACCATCAGCATGA
- a CDS encoding anthranilate synthase component I family protein, which produces MSTPQRLELPWREPIVVARQLDGDNGLIWLDGDGSDLGRWVTLASQPQEVIHCRGLPGDTEARDPFAALKGLGPGHWSGWLSYEAAAWTEAGNPWSRDAMASLWIARHDPLLRFDLQQRQLWIEGTNPAAMQQLAARLQQTAPIPPAPPTIPLEAWHQHTSREGFADGVRRIRALIAAGDLFQANLTACCSTNWPSDASAVELFQRIRHQCPAPFAGLVATGNGEALLSSSPERFLQVDPTGRVETRPIKGTRPRHSNPDLDADMAAELVCSDKDRAENVMIVDLLRNDLGRVCIPGSIQVSQLLGLESYPAVHHLTSVVEGQLQPGLNWVDLLRACWPGGSISGAPKLRACQRLQELEPTSRGPYCGSLIRIDWNGRFDSNILIRSLIRKDRTLRAHAGCGIVADSDPDGEAEELMWKLQPLLEALA; this is translated from the coding sequence ATGAGTACTCCCCAGCGGTTGGAGCTGCCCTGGCGTGAGCCGATTGTGGTGGCCCGCCAGCTGGACGGCGATAACGGGCTGATCTGGCTGGATGGGGACGGCAGTGATCTGGGCCGCTGGGTGACCCTGGCCAGCCAGCCCCAGGAGGTGATCCACTGCCGGGGCCTTCCGGGGGACACCGAAGCCCGCGACCCCTTCGCCGCACTCAAGGGACTGGGTCCTGGCCACTGGAGCGGCTGGCTGAGTTACGAGGCGGCCGCCTGGACTGAAGCCGGCAACCCCTGGTCCAGGGATGCCATGGCCAGCCTGTGGATCGCACGCCACGACCCACTGCTGCGGTTTGACCTGCAGCAACGGCAACTCTGGATCGAAGGCACCAATCCGGCGGCGATGCAGCAGCTGGCGGCGCGTCTGCAGCAGACAGCTCCGATCCCCCCTGCCCCTCCCACGATTCCGCTTGAGGCCTGGCATCAACACACCAGCCGCGAGGGCTTCGCCGATGGTGTGCGCCGAATCCGGGCGCTGATCGCCGCCGGTGATTTGTTCCAGGCCAACCTCACCGCCTGTTGCAGCACCAACTGGCCCAGTGATGCCTCCGCGGTGGAGCTGTTCCAACGGATTCGTCACCAGTGCCCAGCGCCGTTTGCCGGGCTGGTGGCGACAGGCAACGGCGAAGCCCTGCTCTCCTCCTCGCCCGAACGATTTCTGCAGGTGGACCCCACCGGTCGGGTCGAGACCCGACCGATCAAGGGCACCCGGCCACGCCACAGCAATCCAGACCTCGACGCCGACATGGCGGCGGAGCTGGTCTGCAGCGACAAGGACCGGGCCGAGAACGTGATGATCGTGGATCTGCTGCGCAATGACCTCGGCCGCGTCTGCATCCCGGGCTCCATCCAGGTATCGCAACTGCTCGGCCTGGAGAGTTATCCCGCAGTTCACCACCTGACCTCCGTGGTGGAGGGCCAGCTGCAGCCAGGGCTCAACTGGGTGGATCTGCTGCGGGCCTGCTGGCCGGGGGGCTCGATCAGCGGCGCCCCGAAGCTCAGGGCCTGCCAACGCCTCCAGGAGCTGGAACCCACCAGCCGCGGCCCCTACTGCGGCTCCCTGATCCGCATCGACTGGAACGGTCGCTTTGACAGCAACATCCTGATCCGCTCCCTGATCCGCAAGGACCGCACGCTGCGGGCCCATGCCGGTTGCGGCATCGTTGCCGATTCCGACCCCGACGGCGAAGCCGAGGAGCTGATGTGGAAACTGCAGCCCCTGCTGGAGGCCCTGGCTTGA
- a CDS encoding aminotransferase class IV yields the protein MTGGIAWCEGRWGTAAELSLPLDDRGLQLADGLFETVLIRAGQPCLLDEHLARWCEASKLLGLDPPPDHDQLMPLIQEAVHRALPDQECGALRLNWSRGSSPQRGIAPPLPGRHRFWLTLQPWIPSFNPISAIISRLERRNCDSVLSRCKTFAYGQAVQARREASQQGCDDALLLNTRGELCCSTTANLLLKPGGEGADAPWLTPPLRSGCLPGVMRARALQLGLAVEAELGESPGPDNQLLLINSLSCRGVLSLDDQPLSKQALAGESLWQALLD from the coding sequence TTGACTGGGGGGATCGCCTGGTGTGAGGGCCGTTGGGGCACAGCGGCTGAGCTGAGCCTTCCCCTGGATGACCGAGGCCTGCAACTCGCCGATGGATTGTTCGAAACGGTGTTGATCCGGGCCGGTCAGCCCTGTCTGCTGGACGAGCACCTGGCGCGATGGTGTGAAGCCAGCAAGCTGCTGGGCCTGGATCCCCCGCCGGACCACGACCAGTTGATGCCCCTGATCCAGGAGGCCGTGCACCGAGCGCTCCCCGACCAGGAGTGCGGCGCCCTGCGGCTCAACTGGAGTCGGGGTTCATCCCCGCAGCGGGGGATCGCACCACCACTGCCGGGGCGGCATCGGTTCTGGCTGACGCTTCAGCCCTGGATACCGAGCTTCAACCCGATCTCCGCGATCATCAGTCGCCTGGAGCGCCGTAACTGCGACAGTGTGCTGAGCCGTTGCAAGACCTTTGCCTACGGTCAGGCCGTGCAAGCAAGGCGGGAAGCCTCACAACAGGGCTGCGACGACGCCCTGTTGCTGAACACCAGGGGCGAACTCTGCTGCAGCACCACCGCCAATCTGCTGTTGAAGCCTGGCGGAGAGGGGGCCGATGCTCCCTGGCTGACACCGCCGTTGCGCAGTGGCTGCCTGCCGGGGGTGATGCGGGCCCGGGCCCTGCAACTGGGGCTGGCGGTGGAAGCGGAACTGGGAGAGAGCCCTGGCCCCGACAATCAGCTGCTGTTGATCAACAGCCTCAGCTGCCGAGGGGTGTTGAGCCTCGACGATCAACCCCTCAGCAAACAAGCCCTGGCGGGCGAGTCGTTGTGGCAGGCACTGCTTGATTAG
- the yedP gene encoding mannosyl-3-phosphoglycerate phosphatase-related protein YedP yields the protein MSDPQSCRWWVVTDLDGTLMDNQYDWSPAAAVLRSLQRAGVPVIPCTSKTAEEVERFRTAAQLRDPYIVENGGAIHGETATGQPWEEALGPGWSALKPRLQELSEQLAEPLQALDELTEAEGERLLGLSGALLQQAQRRRCSVPFVPPPLAIQPRLDALAAAQELAVVRGNRMCHLLGGGVSKGNALAALKQRLGKPDVKVLALGDSPNDLPLLEVADLAVVVPGVDGPHPQLSAGVQSGRFELARAAHAEGWAEAVVRLLPLGGTIFA from the coding sequence ATGAGCGACCCCCAGAGTTGCCGTTGGTGGGTGGTCACCGACCTCGATGGCACCCTGATGGACAATCAGTACGACTGGTCGCCGGCGGCGGCGGTGCTGCGCTCTCTGCAACGGGCAGGTGTCCCCGTGATTCCCTGCACGAGCAAAACGGCGGAGGAGGTGGAGCGCTTCCGTACTGCAGCTCAGCTGCGGGACCCGTACATCGTCGAGAACGGGGGAGCCATCCACGGTGAAACGGCAACGGGTCAGCCCTGGGAGGAGGCGCTGGGGCCCGGTTGGTCGGCGTTGAAACCACGCTTGCAGGAGCTGTCGGAGCAGTTGGCTGAACCTCTGCAGGCGCTCGATGAGCTCACGGAGGCGGAGGGGGAACGCCTGCTTGGACTCTCCGGCGCGTTGCTGCAGCAGGCCCAACGGCGGCGGTGCAGCGTGCCCTTTGTACCGCCCCCTCTGGCGATTCAGCCACGCCTCGATGCCCTGGCGGCGGCCCAGGAGTTGGCCGTTGTGCGGGGCAACCGGATGTGTCACCTGCTCGGCGGGGGGGTCAGCAAAGGGAACGCCCTGGCGGCTCTGAAGCAGCGTCTGGGTAAACCGGATGTGAAGGTGCTGGCCCTCGGGGACTCCCCCAATGATCTGCCCCTGCTGGAGGTGGCGGACCTGGCGGTGGTGGTGCCTGGTGTGGATGGTCCCCATCCGCAGTTGTCCGCTGGAGTGCAGAGCGGACGATTTGAGCTCGCCCGCGCCGCCCATGCGGAGGGATGGGCGGAGGCGGTGGTACGGCTGCTTCCTTTGGGCGGCACGATATTTGCGTGA
- a CDS encoding sugar phosphorylase, giving the protein MQTLSAETLQGLLENLYLEDSSADSEQLSSQLLQILRGASANDDPPVATDLWTGADAVLITYADTVVEHGVPALRSLRQLLNNRLRPFAEVVHVLPFLTSTSDGGFAVASHDRIEPRFGDWDDLADLAEGRRLMADLVLNHISAAHPWVRQFLRDEEPGRSCVLEAAPDPCWDQVVRPRSSSLFTQLSGSDGPRQVWTTFGPDQVDVDWRSPEVLLGFTRLLDRMLRHGVRWVRLDAVGFIWKTPGTGCIHLPEAHRIVEVLRQLMERSCCDGVVVTETNVPEEENLSYLVSGREAHLAYNFPLPPLLLEAAISGRADLLNGWLNRWPALPESTGLFNFTACHDGVGLRALEGLMSDERRLQLLIACEQRGGLISHRRLTNGEEAPYEINISWWSAMADGGIDPAHWQRARFLMTQLLVLALPGVPAFYLPALLATPNDLGTFRRTGQRRDLNRPQFKAEAVERRLQDPDSDATAVTTTLGHALRVRRDQPALHPDAAMEVLSAGRSDLVMLRRRGGGQTLVAVHNVTSSRLTLALGRLGGHAGLAWADCLSGSSETHASQLQLEPYAVHWLIQA; this is encoded by the coding sequence TGCTGGAGAACCTCTACCTCGAGGATTCTTCCGCTGATTCCGAGCAGCTGTCGTCGCAATTGCTGCAGATTTTGCGTGGTGCGTCAGCAAACGACGACCCGCCCGTTGCGACGGATCTCTGGACAGGCGCCGATGCGGTGCTGATCACCTATGCCGATACGGTGGTGGAGCATGGGGTGCCCGCGTTGCGCAGCCTGCGTCAGCTACTCAACAACCGCCTGCGGCCCTTCGCTGAGGTGGTGCATGTGCTGCCGTTTCTGACCTCCACCAGTGATGGCGGCTTTGCGGTGGCCAGCCACGACCGGATCGAGCCGCGCTTCGGTGACTGGGACGATCTGGCGGACCTCGCTGAGGGGCGTCGTCTGATGGCGGATCTGGTGCTGAATCACATCTCCGCCGCCCACCCCTGGGTCAGGCAGTTCCTGCGCGATGAGGAGCCGGGTCGCTCCTGTGTGCTGGAGGCCGCGCCCGACCCTTGCTGGGACCAGGTGGTGCGGCCGCGCAGCTCCTCCCTGTTCACCCAGCTGAGCGGATCGGACGGTCCGCGTCAGGTATGGACGACCTTCGGGCCCGACCAGGTTGATGTCGATTGGCGAAGTCCGGAGGTGTTGCTGGGATTCACACGGCTGCTCGACCGGATGCTCCGCCATGGGGTCCGCTGGGTCCGTCTGGATGCGGTGGGGTTTATCTGGAAGACGCCAGGGACCGGCTGCATCCACCTGCCTGAAGCCCATCGCATTGTTGAGGTGCTGCGGCAGCTGATGGAACGCAGCTGTTGCGACGGGGTGGTGGTGACGGAGACCAACGTGCCGGAAGAGGAGAATCTTTCCTATCTGGTCAGTGGCCGAGAGGCGCACCTGGCTTACAACTTTCCGTTGCCGCCTTTGTTGCTGGAGGCGGCCATCAGTGGGCGTGCCGATCTGTTGAACGGCTGGCTCAACCGTTGGCCGGCATTGCCGGAGTCCACAGGCCTGTTCAACTTCACCGCTTGCCATGACGGTGTGGGTCTGCGGGCCCTGGAGGGGTTGATGTCGGATGAGCGGAGGCTGCAGTTGTTGATCGCCTGCGAGCAGCGGGGCGGTCTGATCAGCCATCGCCGCCTCACCAACGGTGAAGAGGCCCCCTACGAGATCAACATCAGTTGGTGGAGTGCAATGGCCGATGGCGGAATCGATCCGGCCCATTGGCAGCGGGCCCGTTTCCTGATGACTCAGCTGCTGGTGTTGGCGCTGCCCGGGGTACCGGCCTTTTATCTGCCGGCCCTGTTGGCCACGCCCAATGACCTGGGCACGTTCCGTCGCACCGGTCAGCGCAGGGATCTCAACCGCCCGCAGTTCAAGGCAGAGGCTGTTGAGCGGCGACTTCAGGATCCCGACAGCGATGCCACCGCCGTGACCACGACCCTGGGTCATGCCCTGCGGGTGCGCCGCGATCAGCCGGCCCTGCATCCCGATGCCGCCATGGAGGTGTTGAGTGCTGGCCGCTCCGATCTGGTGATGCTGCGTCGCCGTGGCGGCGGCCAGACCCTGGTGGCGGTTCACAACGTCACCTCCTCGCGGTTGACCCTGGCCCTGGGGCGTCTCGGTGGTCACGCCGGTCTCGCCTGGGCCGATTGTCTGAGCGGATCCTCCGAGACCCACGCTTCTCAACTTCAGTTGGAACCTTATGCCGTGCATTGGCTGATTCAGGCATGA